One genomic window of Manihot esculenta cultivar AM560-2 chromosome 16, M.esculenta_v8, whole genome shotgun sequence includes the following:
- the LOC110604132 gene encoding ninja-family protein mc410 → MEDENGLELSLGLGCGGSSAKSKGKNGCSSETRTEEGDRGNKLADDFKDFLHAGIQKQDSSAVSQISDSVKPQENLFNDLSKAKADANASINLNNRGLWDSSSKRPSEVEDDKRPEVGNKRKILFDEINNQKKHERDAYHSDVHDKKASHISMTEDGSTAENEDVAESEVEGSSSQVVSHHDDGSKRFIGAGGPQVPKEVHGFSDSNVLQGQKRPNGSSETEIKHGNLNYGLPFSVQPANIMNLTYSFPFKESNTVGVPSSSGNSLPAMMQVMPTSSSEQRTGTQTVSPGNLPVMFGYSSAQLPTLDNDNSHGLFSHLQQFQSSYAGRGPSNSDKQTDIMKIAPGMQVISRNSSEATLYDGRSLERVKGDGKQHITEEGFTPQTEDEVRGRSMNLGAKDASGLSTAEGFSIDFSAIKPGVASDIKFGGCGSYPNLPWVTTTGSGPNGRTISGVTYRYSANQIRIVCACHGSHMFPEEFVRHASEENVNPDNGSGLASFPSTNPAASAQS, encoded by the exons ATGGAGGATGAGAATGGCCTTGAGCTTAGCCTTGGTTTAGGTTGTGGAGGATCATCTGCAAAATCCAAAGGTAAAAATGGCTGCTCATCAGAAACTAGGACAGAAGAAGGTGATAGAGGCAACAAATTGGCAGATGATTTCAAAGACTTTCTTCATGCTGGTATCCAAAAGCAGGATTCAAGTGCTGTGTCTCAAATAAGTGATTCAGTGAAACCTCAAGAGAACTTATTTAATGACCTGTCCAAGGCCAAAGCTGATGCAAATGCTTCAATAAACTTGAACAATAGGGGCCTTTGGGATTCGAGCAGCAAAAGACCTTCTGAAGTTGAAGATGATAAAAGACCTGAGGTGGGAAACAAgcgaaaaattttatttgatgagATAAATAATCAGAAGAAGCATGAGAGAGATGCATATCACTCTGATGTACATGACAAGAAAGCGTCACATATTTCCATGACAGAAGATGGTTCTACTGCTGAAAATGAAGATGTGGCAGAGTCTGAAGTAGAGGGTTCAAGTTCACAGGTGGTCTCTCATCATGATGATGGCTCCAAGCGTTTTATTGGAGCTGGTGGTCCTCAGGTTCCAAAGGAGGTTCATGGGTTTTCTGATTCCAATGTCTTGCAAGGGCAAAAGAGGCCTAATGGTTCATCAGAAACTGAAATTAAGCATGGGAACTTGAATTATGGACTTCCGTTCTCCGTCCAACCTGCAAACATCATGAATTTGACATACTCGTTTCCTTTTAAGGAATCTAACACTGTTGGTGTGCCCAGCTCATCGGGCAATTCTCTGCCAGCAATGATGCAGGTGATGCCTACTTCAAGTAGTGAGCAGCGAACAGGGACTCAGACTGTGAGCCCTGGAAATTTGCCTGTAATGTTTGGCTATTCATCTGCTCAGCTTCCAACACTGGATAATGATAACTCACATGGCTTGTTCTCTCATCTTCAACAGTTCCAGTCTTCCTATGCTGGCAGAGGTCCATCGAATTCCGATAAGCAAACTGATATAATGAAGATTGCTCCAG GCATGCAAGTAATTTCTCGAAATTCATCTGAAGCTACATTGTATGATGGGAGGTCATTAGAACGGGTCAAAGGTGATGGCAAACAGCACATTACAGAAGAAGGCTTCACTCCTCAGACTGAAGATGAAGTAAGAGGAAGAAGCATGAACCTTGGGGCAAAAGATGCATCTGGGCTATCAACAGCAGAAGGTTTCTCCATTGATTTTTCTGCTATAAAGCCAGGTGTTGCATCAGACATAAAATTTGGAGGATGTGGTTCCTATCCAAATTTACCGTGGGTTACAACCACAGGTTCCGGCCCAAATGGCAGAACAATTTCTGGTGTCACTTACAGATACAGTGCAAACCAAATCAGAATTGTTTGTGCTTGCCATGGTTCCCACATGTTCCCTGAGGAATTTGTTAGGCATGCAAGTGAAGAGAATGTTAATCCAGACAATGGCAGTGGATTAGCCTCATTTCCAAGTACTAATCCTGCTGCCTCTGCTCAGAGCTGA